From a region of the Pseudoxanthomonas sp. X-1 genome:
- a CDS encoding bifunctional (p)ppGpp synthetase/guanosine-3',5'-bis(diphosphate) 3'-pyrophosphohydrolase — protein sequence MPDPWPVLANALATLAGLSADAEVLGAALLFGLPGLQPALLGTLRATHPGLPALLDGQAAAAQVWALHAEPASARNTEGLRRLLLAMVHDLRVVPILLARQLARMRAAAALPADQRRELALLTRDIHAPLANRLGIWQLKWELEDLSFRYLQPDTYRSIAAQLDDKRGGRERYIEQVKATLRDTLAAHHIAAEVSGRPKHIYSIWKKMQRKQVALDELFDLRAVRIAVSDVAQCYAALGVVHALWTPIPSEFDDYIARPKANDYRSLHTAVIGPEGRALEVQIRTHEMHAQAELGVAAHWRYKEGGGDAAFDRKIAWMRRLLEHAGDGEGGDAKAEAALGGEFAAELAEDRIYTLTPKGEVIDLPRGGTVLDFAYHVHTMVGHRTRGAKVNGRIVPLGHVLRSGDRVEIMTAKTGEPKRDWLLPANGFLASARSRDKVRAYFHKLDRAGNIAAGKELLERELKRLHLHQLDLAPALRKFRAETAEELYIQVALGDTGPSQVARALQEEQRAQAGDGPLPPQNPVRRPVQRAPGADKSRFTVQGVGNLLVQLAKCCQPVAGEPIVGYLTRGRGVTVHRRDCAALRRLAAQHPQRVLPVEWGVAGGGYEVDALISAIDRKWLLKDITTLIAQEDAHVLDIHSDSAGGAGKIRFRLRLKVSDYGQLSTLLGKLDALPGVQDARRAG from the coding sequence ATGCCCGATCCCTGGCCGGTGCTGGCCAACGCCCTGGCCACGCTGGCCGGCCTGTCTGCCGATGCAGAAGTGCTCGGCGCGGCCCTGCTGTTCGGCCTGCCCGGCCTGCAGCCGGCCCTGCTGGGGACCCTGCGCGCCACTCACCCCGGATTGCCGGCGCTGCTGGACGGCCAGGCCGCCGCCGCGCAGGTCTGGGCGCTGCACGCCGAACCGGCCTCGGCGCGCAACACCGAGGGCCTGCGCCGGCTGCTGCTGGCCATGGTCCACGACCTGCGCGTGGTGCCGATCCTGCTGGCGCGGCAGCTGGCGCGGATGCGCGCGGCCGCGGCGCTGCCCGCCGACCAGCGTCGCGAGCTGGCGCTGCTGACCCGCGATATCCACGCGCCGCTGGCCAACCGGCTGGGCATCTGGCAGCTGAAGTGGGAGCTGGAAGACCTCTCCTTCCGCTACCTGCAGCCGGACACCTACCGCTCCATCGCCGCGCAGCTGGACGACAAGCGCGGCGGGCGCGAGCGCTACATCGAGCAGGTCAAGGCGACCCTGCGCGACACCCTGGCCGCGCACCACATCGCCGCCGAGGTCAGCGGCCGGCCCAAGCACATCTACAGCATCTGGAAGAAGATGCAGCGCAAGCAGGTGGCGCTGGACGAGCTGTTCGACCTGCGCGCCGTGCGCATCGCCGTGAGCGACGTGGCCCAGTGCTACGCGGCCCTGGGCGTGGTGCACGCGCTGTGGACGCCGATCCCGTCGGAGTTCGACGACTACATCGCCCGGCCCAAGGCCAACGACTACCGCTCGCTGCACACCGCCGTGATCGGCCCGGAAGGGCGTGCGCTGGAGGTGCAGATCCGCACCCACGAGATGCACGCCCAGGCCGAGCTGGGCGTGGCCGCGCACTGGCGCTACAAGGAGGGCGGCGGCGATGCCGCCTTCGACCGCAAGATCGCCTGGATGCGGCGGCTGCTGGAGCATGCCGGCGATGGCGAAGGCGGCGATGCCAAGGCCGAGGCCGCGCTGGGCGGCGAGTTCGCCGCCGAGCTGGCCGAGGACCGCATCTACACGCTCACGCCGAAGGGCGAGGTGATCGACCTGCCGCGCGGCGGCACGGTGCTGGACTTCGCCTACCACGTGCACACCATGGTCGGGCACCGCACGCGCGGGGCCAAGGTCAACGGCCGCATCGTGCCGCTGGGCCACGTGCTGCGCAGCGGCGATCGCGTGGAGATCATGACCGCCAAGACCGGCGAGCCCAAGCGCGACTGGCTGCTGCCGGCCAACGGCTTCCTGGCCAGCGCGCGCTCGCGCGACAAGGTGCGCGCGTACTTCCACAAGCTCGACCGCGCCGGCAACATCGCCGCCGGCAAGGAGCTGCTGGAGCGCGAACTCAAGCGCCTGCACCTGCACCAGCTGGACCTGGCGCCGGCGCTGCGCAAGTTCCGCGCCGAGACCGCCGAGGAGCTGTACATCCAGGTGGCGCTGGGTGACACCGGCCCCAGCCAGGTCGCCCGCGCGCTGCAGGAAGAGCAGCGTGCGCAGGCCGGCGATGGCCCGCTGCCGCCGCAGAACCCGGTCCGCCGCCCCGTGCAGCGCGCCCCCGGCGCGGACAAGTCGCGCTTCACCGTGCAGGGCGTGGGCAACCTGCTGGTGCAACTGGCCAAGTGCTGCCAGCCGGTGGCCGGCGAGCCCATCGTCGGCTACCTCACCCGCGGCCGCGGCGTCACGGTGCACCGGCGCGACTGCGCCGCGCTGCGCCGGCTGGCCGCCCAGCATCCGCAGCGCGTGCTGCCGGTGGAGTGGGGCGTGGCCGGCGGCGGCTACGAGGTCGATGCGCTGATCAGCGCCATCGACCGCAAGTGGCTGCTCAAGGACATCACCACGCTGATCGCGCAGGAGGATGCGCACGTGCTGGATATCCACAGCGACAGCGCCGGCGGCGCCGGCAAGATCCGCTTCCGGCTGAGGCTGAAGGTCTCCGACTACGGCCAGCTGTCCACGCTGCTGGGCAAACTGGACGCGCTGCCTGGCGTGCAGGACGCGCGCCGCGCCGGCTGA
- a CDS encoding EcsC family protein, with protein sequence MARAQPLVGELIPAGQAGTLGPHELEQLRQAVRRLEHPSFGARVANLVGAPVERLVGFLPRRAHALIAAATRKAIGAALRLSLTTLDTRVPAEGARKSSDWWHLGATSATGAFGGAFGLTALAIELPLTTTIMLRSIADIARSEGADLNDPAVRLECVRVLAMGGPSSADDAAEVGYYAAREAMSRMVADAATHVARHGLQKEGAPVLVGLVKAIAERYSIQVSEKAAAQWMPVLGALGGATVNAVFTDHFQSMARGHFVVRRLERLHGPETVRVAYEALARLMEE encoded by the coding sequence ATGGCCCGCGCACAGCCGCTGGTCGGCGAACTCATCCCGGCGGGCCAGGCGGGCACGCTCGGCCCGCACGAGCTCGAACAGCTGCGCCAGGCCGTGCGCAGGCTGGAACACCCCAGCTTCGGCGCGCGCGTGGCCAATCTGGTCGGCGCACCGGTGGAGCGGCTGGTCGGCTTCCTGCCGCGCCGCGCCCATGCGCTGATCGCCGCGGCCACGCGCAAGGCCATCGGCGCGGCCCTGCGCCTGTCGTTGACCACGCTGGACACGCGCGTGCCGGCCGAAGGCGCGCGCAAGTCCTCGGACTGGTGGCATCTGGGCGCGACCTCGGCCACCGGCGCCTTCGGCGGCGCGTTCGGCCTGACCGCGCTGGCGATCGAACTGCCGCTGACCACCACGATCATGCTGCGCTCCATCGCCGACATCGCCCGCAGCGAGGGTGCCGACCTCAACGACCCGGCCGTGCGCCTGGAATGCGTGCGCGTGCTGGCGATGGGCGGGCCATCGTCGGCCGACGACGCGGCCGAGGTCGGCTATTACGCCGCGCGCGAGGCGATGAGCCGCATGGTCGCCGACGCGGCCACGCACGTGGCGCGCCACGGCCTGCAGAAGGAAGGCGCGCCGGTGCTGGTCGGGCTGGTCAAGGCCATCGCCGAGCGCTACTCGATCCAGGTCAGCGAGAAGGCCGCCGCGCAGTGGATGCCGGTGCTCGGCGCGCTGGGCGGGGCGACGGTCAATGCCGTGTTCACCGACCACTTCCAGAGCATGGCCCGCGGCCACTTCGTCGTCCGCCGCCTCGAACGCCTGCACGGCCCGGAGACGGTGCGCGTGGCGTATGAGGCGCTGGCGCGGCTGATGGAGGAGTAG
- a CDS encoding glycosyltransferase: MRMLWDEARFAWTRASSTLRRVIASARSRGLAATARRAWQRLAGALTRPAPARPLWLPASQPFSPFAVPAAEAPLASLVIPVYGQLQMTVDCLRALAARPPALPVEIIVVDDGSPDATAACLPQVQGLRYHLRPRNGGFIAACNDGAALARGRYLVFLNNDTLPQPGWLEALLGTFDTHPGTGLAGAKLVYPDGRLQEAGGVVFADGSAWNYGRFDSPDDPRYGYVREADYLSGAAVAIPRALFEQVGGFDTRYAPAYYEDTDLAFAVRAAGQRVLYQPASVVVHREGATAGNDTGSGIKAYQVRNAAVFADKWQATLQAHPTQRSEPSPASLHAHQRQVLLIDSMTPRPDRDSASLRLVNLIALLQEEGAHVVFVAADLAHVPGYTEALQAMGVEVWYAPFATALPRFLRQHGARFATAMVCRHYVADAVVPLLRTHAPQARVVFDTVDLHYLREQRGAQTGGDAAMLRQAQATQARELAVMAAADTTVVVSPVEAGELARVAPQVRVEILSNLHRPATPGGAFEDRADLLFVGGFHHPPNVDAVVWFGEQVLPLILARAPRLRLHVVGMDPPPQVRRLAGAHLIVHGHVPDLQPLLDASRIALAPLRFGAGVKGKVNQAMAHGLPVVATSIAVEGMHLRDGLDVLVADTPQAFADAVLRLDGDAALWRQLSGNGLDNVRRHFSLDAARATVRRLFFEAGTREEERGTSG; encoded by the coding sequence ATGAGGATGTTGTGGGATGAGGCGCGCTTCGCCTGGACGCGGGCGTCCTCCACCCTGCGGCGCGTCATCGCCAGCGCGCGCAGCCGCGGCCTGGCCGCGACCGCCCGCCGCGCCTGGCAGCGCCTGGCCGGTGCCCTGACCCGCCCCGCTCCCGCCCGGCCGCTGTGGCTGCCGGCCTCGCAGCCGTTCTCGCCCTTCGCCGTGCCGGCCGCCGAGGCGCCGCTGGCCAGCCTGGTCATCCCGGTCTACGGCCAGCTGCAGATGACCGTGGACTGCCTGCGCGCGCTGGCCGCCCGGCCGCCGGCGCTGCCGGTGGAGATCATCGTGGTCGACGACGGCTCGCCCGACGCCACCGCCGCCTGCCTGCCGCAGGTGCAGGGCCTGCGCTACCACCTGCGCCCGCGCAACGGCGGCTTCATCGCCGCCTGCAACGATGGCGCGGCGCTGGCGCGCGGGCGCTACCTGGTGTTCCTCAACAACGACACCCTGCCCCAGCCCGGCTGGCTGGAGGCGCTGCTGGGCACCTTCGACACCCACCCCGGCACCGGGCTGGCCGGGGCGAAGCTGGTCTATCCGGACGGCCGCCTGCAGGAGGCCGGCGGCGTGGTGTTCGCCGATGGCTCTGCCTGGAACTACGGCCGCTTCGACTCGCCCGACGACCCGCGCTATGGCTATGTTCGGGAGGCCGATTACCTGTCCGGCGCCGCGGTGGCGATCCCGCGCGCGCTGTTCGAACAGGTCGGCGGCTTCGACACCCGCTACGCCCCGGCCTATTACGAGGACACCGACCTGGCCTTCGCCGTGCGCGCGGCCGGCCAGCGCGTGCTGTACCAGCCGGCCTCGGTGGTGGTGCACCGTGAAGGTGCCACCGCCGGCAACGACACCGGCAGCGGCATCAAGGCCTACCAGGTGCGCAATGCCGCCGTCTTCGCCGACAAGTGGCAGGCCACGCTGCAGGCCCATCCGACCCAGCGCAGCGAACCCTCGCCGGCCAGCCTGCATGCGCACCAGCGCCAGGTGCTGCTGATCGACTCGATGACGCCGCGGCCGGACCGCGACTCGGCCTCGCTGCGGCTGGTCAACCTGATCGCGCTGCTCCAGGAGGAAGGCGCGCACGTGGTGTTCGTCGCCGCCGACCTGGCGCACGTGCCCGGCTACACCGAGGCGCTGCAGGCCATGGGCGTGGAGGTCTGGTACGCACCGTTCGCCACGGCCCTGCCGCGTTTCCTGCGCCAGCACGGCGCGCGCTTCGCCACGGCGATGGTCTGCCGCCACTACGTGGCCGACGCGGTGGTGCCGCTGCTGCGCACGCATGCGCCGCAGGCCAGGGTGGTGTTCGACACCGTGGACCTGCACTACCTGCGCGAACAGCGCGGCGCACAGACCGGCGGCGATGCGGCCATGCTGCGCCAGGCGCAGGCCACCCAGGCGCGCGAACTGGCGGTGATGGCGGCGGCCGACACCACCGTGGTGGTCAGCCCGGTCGAGGCCGGGGAACTGGCGCGCGTGGCGCCGCAGGTGCGCGTGGAGATCCTGTCCAACCTGCATCGCCCGGCCACGCCCGGCGGTGCGTTCGAGGACCGCGCCGACCTGCTGTTCGTCGGCGGCTTCCACCACCCGCCCAATGTCGATGCGGTGGTGTGGTTCGGCGAGCAGGTGCTGCCGCTGATCCTGGCCCGCGCCCCGCGCCTGCGCCTGCACGTGGTGGGCATGGACCCGCCGCCGCAGGTGCGGCGCCTGGCCGGCGCCCATCTCATCGTCCACGGCCACGTGCCCGACCTGCAGCCGCTGCTGGACGCCAGCCGCATCGCGCTGGCGCCGCTGCGTTTCGGCGCCGGGGTCAAGGGCAAGGTCAACCAGGCCATGGCCCACGGCCTGCCGGTGGTGGCGACCTCGATCGCGGTCGAAGGCATGCACCTGCGCGACGGGCTGGACGTGCTGGTGGCCGACACGCCCCAGGCCTTCGCCGATGCCGTGCTGCGCCTGGACGGCGACGCCGCGCTGTGGCGCCAGCTGTCCGGCAACGGCCTGGACAATGTGCGTCGGCACTTCTCGCTGGACGCGGCGCGCGCGACGGTAAGGCGACTGTTCTTTGAAGCGGGAACGCGTGAAGAGGAACGGGGAACGAGTGGCTGA
- the mrcB gene encoding penicillin-binding protein 1B — protein MARNDYDADEAYDDEHDEATTAPPAWRNRLITAVLALLGLGLGFMIPYVAYLNHQVSQRFGALQWQIPTRVYARPLPLAEGEALDAATLKTELDAASYQDDGKGQLPGTYARDGNRFTIASRGFTDVDYIIPATRIQVTLAAGEVQGLRDLARGRNIRSARLDPARIATLYGQQQEERRLVRLEDVPELLVTGLQAVEDRDFATHHGIDLSGIARAGWEFVSSGGQVRQGASTLTQQLARSGLLGIGREQTVGRKFNEILYALILEARYDKRTILEAYFNQVYWGQRGSQAIHGVSAASEFWFGRDLDSLSTEQMALLIGIVKGPSYYDPRRHPERARERRDLALRRMLATRLIDQKEFDRAVKAPLGVTADPGITAANRFPAYVDLVRRQLAHDYPADALQGAGLTVMTGMSPSAQAYAEGAVKRTIDQLQKGKRPPLQAGLVLTDTHNGDVLAVIGNRDVAVPGFNRAVEAQRQVGSIIKPFVYLLALSQPDTWSLASWVDDEPITVPLGRGRSWSPSNSDNRSHGRVRVIDALAHSYNQATVRVGLKVDPQRVADLLKVLAGVEAEVNPSLILGATEQSPYAMAQAYQFLASGGQIQPLHAVRGVIDAQGRVLNRYDKTPAKAQEGDSIAAHLVTVALQAVVTDGTGRQLLSDGLGRLSPAGKTGTSNDGRDSWFAGYTGDHLAVVWMGNDENLETGLYGATGAMKVWSGIFSRLPSAPLQVSSQGLDWQWVAESAATDASCPGARRFPFVAGHAPPYQPCQQFTAPEEQSGGWRRWFGLPPKDEPEAPARELPTPTPPPPSTSPL, from the coding sequence GTGGCCCGCAACGATTACGACGCCGACGAGGCGTACGACGACGAGCACGACGAGGCCACAACGGCCCCCCCGGCCTGGCGCAACCGCCTGATCACCGCCGTGTTGGCGCTGCTGGGCTTGGGGCTGGGCTTCATGATTCCGTACGTGGCCTACCTGAACCACCAGGTCAGCCAGCGCTTCGGCGCGCTGCAGTGGCAGATCCCCACCCGCGTCTACGCCCGCCCGCTGCCGCTGGCCGAGGGCGAGGCGCTGGATGCGGCCACGCTGAAGACCGAGCTGGATGCGGCCTCCTACCAGGACGACGGCAAGGGCCAGCTGCCCGGCACCTACGCGCGCGACGGCAACCGCTTCACCATCGCCAGCCGCGGCTTCACCGACGTGGACTACATCATCCCGGCCACGCGCATCCAGGTGACCCTGGCGGCCGGCGAGGTGCAGGGCCTGCGCGACCTGGCCCGCGGCCGCAACATCCGCTCGGCGCGGCTGGACCCGGCGCGCATCGCCACCCTCTACGGGCAGCAGCAGGAAGAGCGCCGGCTGGTGCGGCTGGAGGACGTGCCCGAACTGCTGGTCACCGGCCTGCAGGCGGTGGAGGACCGCGACTTCGCCACCCACCACGGCATCGACCTGTCCGGCATCGCGCGCGCCGGCTGGGAGTTCGTCAGCAGCGGCGGCCAGGTGCGCCAGGGCGCCAGCACGCTGACCCAGCAGCTGGCCCGCAGCGGCCTGCTCGGGATCGGCCGCGAGCAGACCGTGGGCCGCAAGTTCAACGAGATCCTGTACGCGCTGATCCTGGAGGCGCGCTACGACAAGCGCACCATCCTGGAGGCCTACTTCAACCAGGTGTACTGGGGCCAGCGCGGCAGCCAGGCCATCCATGGCGTGTCGGCGGCGTCCGAGTTCTGGTTCGGCCGCGACCTGGACAGCCTGTCAACCGAGCAGATGGCGCTGCTGATCGGCATCGTCAAAGGCCCGTCCTACTACGATCCGCGCCGCCATCCCGAGCGCGCCCGCGAGCGCCGCGACCTGGCCCTGCGCCGGATGCTGGCGACCAGGCTGATCGACCAGAAGGAGTTCGACCGCGCGGTGAAGGCCCCGCTGGGCGTGACCGCCGACCCGGGCATCACCGCGGCCAACCGCTTCCCGGCCTACGTGGACCTGGTGCGCCGCCAGCTGGCCCACGACTACCCGGCCGATGCCCTGCAGGGCGCTGGCCTGACCGTGATGACCGGCATGTCGCCCTCGGCCCAGGCCTATGCCGAAGGCGCGGTCAAGCGCACCATCGACCAGCTGCAGAAGGGCAAGCGCCCGCCGCTGCAGGCCGGCCTGGTGCTGACCGACACCCACAACGGCGACGTGCTGGCGGTGATCGGCAACCGCGACGTGGCCGTGCCCGGCTTCAACCGCGCGGTCGAGGCCCAGCGCCAGGTCGGCTCGATCATCAAGCCCTTCGTCTACCTGCTGGCGCTGTCGCAGCCCGATACCTGGTCGCTGGCCAGCTGGGTGGACGATGAGCCGATCACCGTGCCCCTGGGCCGCGGCAGGAGCTGGAGCCCGTCCAACTCCGACAACCGCAGCCACGGCCGGGTGCGGGTGATCGACGCGCTGGCCCATTCCTACAACCAGGCCACGGTGCGGGTGGGCCTGAAGGTCGATCCGCAGCGCGTGGCCGACCTGCTCAAGGTGCTGGCCGGCGTCGAGGCCGAGGTCAATCCCTCGCTGATCCTGGGCGCGACCGAACAGAGCCCGTACGCGATGGCGCAGGCCTACCAGTTCCTGGCGTCGGGCGGGCAGATCCAGCCGCTGCACGCCGTGCGCGGGGTGATCGACGCGCAGGGCCGGGTGCTCAACCGCTACGACAAGACGCCGGCCAAGGCGCAGGAGGGCGATTCGATCGCCGCCCACCTGGTCACCGTGGCGCTGCAGGCGGTGGTCACCGACGGCACCGGCCGCCAGCTGCTCAGCGACGGCCTGGGACGGCTGTCCCCGGCCGGCAAGACCGGCACCAGCAACGACGGCCGCGACAGCTGGTTCGCCGGCTACACCGGCGATCATCTGGCCGTGGTGTGGATGGGCAACGACGAGAACCTGGAGACCGGCCTGTACGGCGCCACCGGCGCGATGAAGGTCTGGTCGGGCATCTTCTCGCGCCTGCCCAGCGCGCCGCTGCAGGTCTCTAGCCAGGGCCTGGACTGGCAGTGGGTCGCCGAGTCGGCCGCCACCGACGCCAGCTGCCCGGGCGCGCGCCGGTTCCCGTTCGTGGCCGGCCACGCGCCGCCGTACCAGCCCTGCCAGCAGTTCACCGCGCCCGAGGAGCAGTCCGGCGGCTGGCGTCGCTGGTTCGGCCTGCCGCCCAAGGACGAGCCGGAAGCCCCGGCCCGCGAACTGCCGACCCCGACCCCGCCGCCGCCGTCCACGAGCCCGCTATGA
- a CDS encoding tetratricopeptide repeat protein, translated as MTRPCRLALACALLLPLAACVTEPPPPPAAPAPPRLTPTQALNAVLAVAKTDDRELDVQPIRDPQVEDLREASVAAQRRRDWQASADALNQALLISPDDPAVLQERAEVALALGDWERAETLARKALSLGSKTGPLCRRHWSTIEQSQIARGETQNAASAHVQIAACTVAGFDRM; from the coding sequence ATGACCCGCCCCTGCCGCCTTGCCCTGGCCTGCGCGCTGCTGCTGCCGCTGGCCGCCTGCGTGACCGAACCGCCGCCGCCGCCGGCCGCCCCGGCGCCGCCGCGCCTGACCCCGACCCAGGCGCTGAACGCCGTGCTGGCCGTGGCCAAGACCGACGACCGCGAACTGGACGTGCAGCCGATCCGCGACCCGCAGGTCGAGGACCTGCGCGAGGCCTCGGTGGCCGCCCAGCGCCGCCGCGATTGGCAGGCCTCGGCCGACGCTCTCAACCAGGCCCTGCTGATCAGCCCGGACGATCCGGCCGTGCTGCAGGAGCGGGCCGAGGTCGCCCTGGCCCTGGGCGACTGGGAGCGCGCCGAGACGCTGGCGCGCAAGGCGCTGTCGCTGGGCTCGAAGACCGGCCCGCTGTGCCGGCGCCACTGGTCGACCATCGAGCAGTCGCAGATCGCCCGCGGCGAGACGCAGAACGCGGCCTCGGCGCACGTCCAGATCGCGGCCTGCACTGTGGCCGGCTTCGACCGGATGTGA
- a CDS encoding ATP-dependent DNA helicase → MAQLSQASCEALGEGGALAQRLENFVPRQAQLALTGAIADALDARETLLAEAGTGTGKTYAYLVPVLLSGLKAILSTGTRALQDQLFHRDLPRVRAALGVGHSAALLKGRANYLCRYRLAQARGEPRFVSREQADQFQRIVVWSGRTRYGDMAELDSLPEDSPLLPMVTSTVDNCLGTECPFWDDCFVVQARQRAQAADVVVVNHHLLLADLALKQEGFGEILPGAQAFVIDEAHQLPELAANFFGEGFGLRPLQELLRDVLVEARQAPGALAPLQPPVAAAEQTLRELRAAMEFLPPRGTRERALGSAPVREGFDALVVALEDLARALAPLADTTPGLDACNARCRDITGRLLRWLGEDSAEGPQALLRHADVPPADLDDLPLAPEGAPHDASTDVFWYELTPRGFRCQRTPLDVSGPLRQHRQASHAAWVFTSATLTVGGGFDHIAQRLGLDDPHTLLQPSPFDWPRQALCYQPPGLPDPNARGYGTALVAALLPVLHASDGRAFLLFASHRALREAAEALRDAPWPLFVQGQAPRATLLQRFRESGNGVLLGSASFREGVDVVGEALSVVAIDKLPFAAPDDPVFEARLEAIRNAGGNPFRDEQLPQAVIALKQGVGRLIRSETDRGVLVLCDPRLSGKAYGRVFMQSLPPFARTREVADVAAFFGK, encoded by the coding sequence ATGGCGCAGCTGTCGCAGGCCAGCTGCGAGGCGCTGGGTGAGGGCGGCGCCCTGGCCCAGCGCCTGGAGAACTTCGTCCCGCGCCAGGCGCAGCTGGCCCTCACCGGGGCCATCGCTGATGCGCTGGATGCGCGCGAGACCCTGCTGGCCGAGGCCGGCACCGGCACCGGCAAGACCTACGCCTACCTGGTGCCGGTGCTGCTGTCCGGGCTGAAGGCGATCCTGTCCACCGGCACCCGCGCCCTGCAGGACCAGCTGTTCCACCGCGACCTGCCGCGCGTGCGCGCCGCGCTCGGCGTGGGCCACAGCGCCGCGCTGCTCAAGGGGCGGGCGAACTATCTGTGCCGCTACCGGTTGGCGCAGGCGCGCGGCGAGCCGCGCTTCGTCTCGCGCGAGCAGGCCGACCAGTTCCAGCGCATCGTGGTGTGGAGCGGGCGCACCCGCTACGGCGACATGGCCGAGCTCGACTCCCTGCCCGAGGACTCGCCGCTGCTGCCCATGGTCACCTCGACCGTGGACAACTGCCTGGGCACCGAATGCCCGTTCTGGGACGACTGCTTCGTGGTCCAGGCGCGCCAGCGCGCCCAGGCCGCCGACGTGGTGGTGGTCAACCATCACCTGCTGCTGGCCGACCTGGCGCTCAAGCAGGAGGGCTTCGGCGAGATCCTGCCGGGCGCGCAGGCGTTCGTGATCGACGAGGCGCACCAGCTGCCGGAGCTGGCGGCGAACTTCTTCGGCGAAGGCTTCGGCCTGCGCCCGCTGCAGGAGCTGCTGCGCGATGTCCTGGTCGAGGCGCGCCAGGCGCCCGGCGCGCTGGCGCCGCTGCAGCCGCCGGTGGCCGCGGCGGAGCAGACCCTGCGCGAACTGCGCGCGGCGATGGAGTTCCTGCCGCCGCGCGGCACGCGCGAGCGCGCGCTGGGCAGCGCGCCGGTGCGCGAGGGCTTCGACGCCTTGGTCGTGGCGCTGGAAGACCTGGCCCGCGCGCTGGCGCCGCTGGCCGACACCACGCCGGGCCTGGACGCCTGCAACGCGCGCTGCCGCGATATCACCGGCCGCCTGCTGCGCTGGCTGGGGGAGGACAGCGCGGAGGGGCCGCAGGCCCTGCTGCGCCATGCGGATGTGCCCCCGGCGGATCTCGACGACCTGCCGCTGGCGCCGGAAGGCGCGCCGCACGACGCCTCGACCGACGTCTTCTGGTACGAGCTGACCCCGCGCGGCTTCCGCTGCCAGCGCACCCCGCTGGATGTCTCCGGGCCGCTGCGCCAGCACCGGCAGGCCTCGCATGCGGCGTGGGTGTTCACCTCGGCCACGCTGACCGTGGGCGGTGGCTTCGACCACATCGCCCAGCGCCTGGGCCTGGACGACCCGCACACGCTGCTGCAGCCCAGCCCGTTCGACTGGCCGCGCCAGGCGCTGTGCTATCAGCCGCCGGGGCTGCCCGATCCCAATGCGCGCGGCTACGGCACGGCACTGGTCGCCGCGCTGTTGCCGGTGCTGCACGCCTCGGATGGGCGCGCGTTCCTGCTGTTCGCCTCGCACCGCGCACTGCGCGAGGCCGCCGAGGCGCTGCGCGACGCGCCCTGGCCGCTGTTCGTGCAGGGCCAGGCGCCGCGCGCCACGCTGCTGCAGCGCTTCCGCGAATCGGGCAACGGCGTGCTGCTGGGCTCGGCCAGTTTCCGCGAGGGCGTGGACGTGGTCGGCGAGGCGCTGAGCGTGGTGGCGATCGACAAGCTGCCCTTCGCCGCGCCGGACGACCCGGTGTTCGAGGCACGGCTGGAGGCGATCCGCAACGCCGGCGGCAACCCGTTCCGCGACGAACAGCTGCCGCAGGCGGTGATCGCGCTCAAGCAGGGCGTGGGCCGGCTGATCCGCAGCGAGACCGACCGCGGCGTGCTGGTGCTGTGCGACCCGCGCCTGTCGGGCAAGGCTTACGGCCGGGTGTTCATGCAGTCGCTGCCGCCGTTCGCGCGGACCCGCGAAGTGGCCGATGTGGCGGCGTTCTTCGGCAAGTGA